The proteins below come from a single Triticum aestivum cultivar Chinese Spring chromosome 5D, IWGSC CS RefSeq v2.1, whole genome shotgun sequence genomic window:
- the LOC123123187 gene encoding sigma intracellular receptor 2 produces MGVVSAVADAVVVLFSLTIAVGVPLIDAQAVLSHDAYPAQLRDLKRWYAAEFDDYLMAQPPAFFRGLLCLELAFLWPLSVATVYGVLARRRWAATTSLMVGVTTLTSLSAIFGEMLGSGKATTKLLQMYVPYAVFAVIAILRGLCSCSAPPSPASSARKKRV; encoded by the exons ATGGGCGTCGTCTCGGCGGTGGCGGACGCGGTGGTCGTCCTCTTCTCCCTCACCATCGCGGTGGGGGTCCCGCTCATCGACGCGCAGGCCGTCCTCTCGCACGACGCCTACCCGGCGCAGCTGCGGGACCTCAAGCGCTGGTACGCCGCCGAGTTCGACGACTACCTCATGGCCCAGCcgccggccttcttccgcggcctCTTGTGCCTCGAGCTCGCCTTCCTCTGGCCGCTCTCCGTCGCCACCGTCTACGGCGTCCTCGCCCGCCGCCGATGGGCCGCCACCACCTCCCTCATGGTCGGCGTCACCACCCTCACCTCCCTG TCGGCAATATTTGGTGAGATGCTGGGCTCAGGGAAGGCAACCACGAAGCTGCTTCAGATGTATGTTCCATACGCCGTGTTTGCTGTCATTGCCATTCTGCGCGGTCTCTGCTCATGctcggcgccgccgtcgccggcatCTTCTGCTCGGAAGAAGAGGGTCTAG